In Sporichthyaceae bacterium, the sequence ACCACGCCGCTCAGTTGGTCGCCGAGGTCGCGCACCCCGAGGCCAACATCATCTTCGGCGCGGTCATCGATGACGCGCTGGGCGACGAGGCGCGGGTCACCGTCATCGCGGCCGGCTTCGACGCGGGCGTGCCCACCCCGTACCAGGAGCACTCCGGGCGGCGCCCGTCGGAGGTGCAGCCGACCAACGACCCCGGCGACGTGCCCACGCTGATCTCCGACGGCGCCCAGGGCGCGCCGGACCGTCAGTCGATGCCCGGCCCGCGGGAGTACCCGGAGCCGCGGCGCCGCGAGCCCGCGCGCAGCGTGCCGGTGCAACACGGCCGCCGCGCCCCGGAGCTCGGCCCGGACGAGTTGGACATTCCCGACTTCATGAAATGACCCACCCCGGCCCCGGCGGACCCCACCCCGCCGGGGCCCGGTCATCAGCTGCGCAAGTCCCCCGAGTGTGTAGTTGTGCAGGCTCCACGCGCCGGAAAACCTGCACGAGTGCACACTCGGGTGAGTTAAGGGCGCGACCGCGGGGGGTGAGGACGTGCTGCCGTTGCTGAGGGCGACATGGCCGGCCGGGGTGCGCGGCGTGTTCACCACCCGGGCCGGCGGGGTCAGCATGGCGCCCTACGCCGACCTGAACCTGGCCCTGCACGTGGGTGACGACCGGCGGGCCGTGGCGGACAACCGGGCCAGGGCCGCTGCCGCGATCGGTCTGCCCCCGGAGCACCTGGCGTTCGCCGAGCAGGTGCACGGCAATGCCGTCGCGCTGCTGGACGCGGCGCCGGACACGCCCCCGGCGGTCGACGCGATGGTGACCACTACGCCCTGCTTGGCCCTGGTGGTGATGGTCGCCGATTGTGTCCCGGTGCTGTTGGCCGACGCCACGGCCGGGGTCGTCGCAGTGGCCCACGCCGGTCGCAAGGGCCTCGAACTCGGGGTGGTGGCGGCCGCGGTGCGCGCCATGGTCACCTGCGGTGCCGACGTCGAGCGGGTGGCCGTCTGGCTGGGACCGTCGATCGGCGGATGCTGCTACGAGGTGCCCGCGGACATGCAGGCCGCGGTGGACGCGGCCGCCCCCGGCGCGGCCTGCCGCACCACCCGCGGTACGCCCGGTTTGGATTTGCGGACCGGCCTGGAGGCCCAGTTGACCGCGCTGGGCGTGACCCGGGTCGGCCGGGTGGGCGGCTGCACCGCGGAGACCGACGACCTCTTCTCCTACCGGCGGGATGCCACCACGGGCCGCTTCGCCGGGCTGATCTGGCGGGACGCCGCCGGATGACGTCGCGGCGCGACGAACTGGCCACCAACCTCGCCGCGGTGCGAGCCCGCATCGAGGCCGCGGCCGTCGCAGCGGGGCGTGACCCGGCAGAGATCACGCTCATCGCGGTCACCAAGACCTATCCGGCCGCGGACATCGCGCTGCTGGCTGAGTTGGGCGTGGCCGACGTGGGGGAGAGCCGCGCCCAGGAGGCGGGGGGCAAAGCGGCCACGCTCGGCGACCTGCCGGTGCGCTGGCACTTCGTGGGCCAACTGCAGACCAACAAGGCCCGATCGGTGGCCCGCTACGCCGATGTCGTGCACTCGGTGGATCGCACCGGCCTGGTCGACGCGCTGCGCCGCGCGGCGAGAGATCGGGCGGTGGAGTTGGACGTGCTGGTGCAGCTGAACCTGGACCCGGAGCCCGACGGCGACCGTGGCGGGGTGCGCCCGGTGGACCTGCCGCGGCTGGCCGACGAGGTGGCCGCCGCGCCCGGGCTGCGGCTGCGTGGGGTGATGGTGGTCGCTCCGCCGGGGATGGACCCGGCGCCGGTGTTCGCCCGGTTGGCGCAAGCCGCGGCCCGGCTGCGGGTGGACCACCCGCACGCGGACTGGATCTCGGCCGGGATGAGCGGGGATCTGGAGGCTGCGGTGGCCTCCGGAGCGACACACGTGCGTGTCGGGTCCGGGTTGCTCGGTGCGCGCCCGGGTAAGCGCTAGCGTCGCCACAGAGGCACCAACAGTGCACTCCGGCCGCGAGTGGGATGCACGTCCCGGCAGTCGAATTCGGACCTGAAAGGGCAGGCGCACATGGGCGCGATGCACAAGTTCGGCGTCTACCTGGGCCTCGTCGAGGACGAGGAGCGCTACCCCGAGGACGACCACCGCGACGAGATCCGGGAGGAACGACCGATGCGCGAGACCCGCATGCACGAGCCCGTGGCCCGCCATGTGGCCGTCGCCGAGCGGCGCGCCGTCCTCGCCCCGATGGGCTCCACCGCGGTGGCCGTCGACCCGTACCGCATCACCACGCTGCACCCGCGCACCTACAACGAGGCCAAGCTGATCGGCGAGGAGTTCCGTCAGGGCGTCCCGGTGATCATGAACCTCACCGAGATGGACGACGTGGACGCCAAGCGACTGGTCGACTTCTCCGCCGGACTGGTGTTCGGCTGCCACGGCACGATTGAGCGGGTCACCCAGAAGGTGTTCCTGCTCTCGCCCGCGGACGTGCACGTTACTGCCGAGGACAAGGCCCGGATCGCGGGCGGTGGCTTCTACAACCAGAGCTGATCCGGGGTCGTGCAGCGCGATTCCGGGGAGCCGGGCAGGATGGGCAGTGTGACCGGGGGAACGGGGTTTCGGCGTGAGGCGCGGCTGTGCACCAGGTAGGGATCGCACTGGTCTATATCCTGACTATTTTTCTGGTTTTGCTCGTCGCCCGCATGGTTATGGACTATGTGTTCATGTTCGCGCGGTCCTATCAGCCCAAGGGTCCTGCGGTCGTGGCGCTCGAAGTGCTGTACTCGTGCACCGATCCGCCGTTGAAATTCCTGCGGCGGTTCATCCACCCCCTGCGACTTGGTGGAGTAAGCCTTGACCTGTCGTTTCTTGTGTTATTTGTCATCGTCATTCTTGGGCGGGACGCCGCGCTGCGCTTGTGACGCGGTACGGCCTATCCCGAACGTCGACGATCTCTCTGAGGTGACCAGATGCCGCTGACCCCCGAGGACGTGCGGAACAAGCAGTTCACGACCGTCCGTCTGCGAGAGGGCTACGACGAGGATGAGGTTGACGCCTTCCTCGACGAGGTCGAGACCGAGCTGAGGCGACTCATCCGGGAGAACGACGAGCTGCGTGCCAAGCTCGCCGCCGCTACCCGGGCTGCCTCGACCGCGCCCGCCACCACGGCGCCGCAGGCTGCGGTTGAGGCCGAGAAGAAGGACGAGGCCGCCAAGGCCGAGCCCGAGACCACGCCCGAGCCGCCCAAGTCCGTGGCCGAGCCGCCCGCGCCGATCGCCGTCGAGGCCCACAGCGGCGCGGACAGCGCCGCCCGCGTGCTCGCGCTGGCCCAGCAGACCGCTGACCAGGCGATCGCCGAGGCTCGTGGCGAGGCCAACAAGATCGTCGGCGACGCCCGTTCCCGTGCGGAGGCAATCGAGCGCGAGGCCCGGAACAAGGCCGACGCGCTGGAACGCGACGCCCAGGACAAGCACCGCTCGATCATCGGTGTGCTCGAGACCCAGCGGAACGCGCTGGAGGCCCAGCTCGACCAGCTGCGTCAGTTCGAGCGGGAGTACCGCAGCCGCCTCAAGAGCTTCCTCGAGGGCCAGCTGCGTCAGCTCGAGGCTCC encodes:
- the pgeF gene encoding peptidoglycan editing factor PgeF, yielding MLPLLRATWPAGVRGVFTTRAGGVSMAPYADLNLALHVGDDRRAVADNRARAAAAIGLPPEHLAFAEQVHGNAVALLDAAPDTPPAVDAMVTTTPCLALVVMVADCVPVLLADATAGVVAVAHAGRKGLELGVVAAAVRAMVTCGADVERVAVWLGPSIGGCCYEVPADMQAAVDAAAPGAACRTTRGTPGLDLRTGLEAQLTALGVTRVGRVGGCTAETDDLFSYRRDATTGRFAGLIWRDAAG
- the sepF gene encoding cell division protein SepF gives rise to the protein MGAMHKFGVYLGLVEDEERYPEDDHRDEIREERPMRETRMHEPVARHVAVAERRAVLAPMGSTAVAVDPYRITTLHPRTYNEAKLIGEEFRQGVPVIMNLTEMDDVDAKRLVDFSAGLVFGCHGTIERVTQKVFLLSPADVHVTAEDKARIAGGGFYNQS
- a CDS encoding DivIVA domain-containing protein, with the protein product MPLTPEDVRNKQFTTVRLREGYDEDEVDAFLDEVETELRRLIRENDELRAKLAAATRAASTAPATTAPQAAVEAEKKDEAAKAEPETTPEPPKSVAEPPAPIAVEAHSGADSAARVLALAQQTADQAIAEARGEANKIVGDARSRAEAIEREARNKADALERDAQDKHRSIIGVLETQRNALEAQLDQLRQFEREYRSRLKSFLEGQLRQLEAPAESENLSNGPRASAGSSARAGAPRQPMRGFLIDEDES
- a CDS encoding YggS family pyridoxal phosphate-dependent enzyme, with the protein product MTSRRDELATNLAAVRARIEAAAVAAGRDPAEITLIAVTKTYPAADIALLAELGVADVGESRAQEAGGKAATLGDLPVRWHFVGQLQTNKARSVARYADVVHSVDRTGLVDALRRAARDRAVELDVLVQLNLDPEPDGDRGGVRPVDLPRLADEVAAAPGLRLRGVMVVAPPGMDPAPVFARLAQAAARLRVDHPHADWISAGMSGDLEAAVASGATHVRVGSGLLGARPGKR
- a CDS encoding YggT family protein — encoded protein: MHQVGIALVYILTIFLVLLVARMVMDYVFMFARSYQPKGPAVVALEVLYSCTDPPLKFLRRFIHPLRLGGVSLDLSFLVLFVIVILGRDAALRL